One stretch of Deinococcus apachensis DSM 19763 DNA includes these proteins:
- a CDS encoding IS5 family transposase — protein MLWGITGAGYASDLTDAEWVLLEPLLPGPCSTGRKRIHSRRVPVNAMLYVLQTGCAWRLLPLNFPSWDTVYAQYRKWRLRGVLKHVHDVLRERGRLAAGRAAQPTTGIIDSQSAKTTEAGGPRGFDDAKKVSGRKRHILVDTLGLILKVVVHPADVQDHEGGKLVLDGIKQTYPKLEKVWADQGYTGGFLKWAKEQSGLVVEVVYPWWRQVQRYTPELVDQLGLQKTFNVLPRRRVVERTFAWLGKCWRLSKDYEALPEATEMLVYLAMIRLMLRRLAGDPPHSKS, from the coding sequence CTGCTGTGGGGCATAACGGGTGCTGGGTATGCCTCGGATTTGACGGACGCGGAATGGGTACTGCTCGAACCCCTGCTTCCTGGTCCCTGTTCGACGGGACGCAAGCGAATTCACTCCCGGCGCGTCCCGGTCAACGCCATGCTCTACGTCCTGCAAACCGGCTGCGCTTGGCGACTCCTGCCCCTGAACTTTCCCAGTTGGGACACGGTGTACGCCCAGTACCGCAAGTGGCGCCTTCGAGGTGTACTGAAGCATGTCCACGACGTGCTTCGAGAACGAGGCCGGCTGGCGGCTGGGCGAGCCGCACAGCCCACCACAGGCATCATCGACAGTCAAAGTGCTAAGACAACCGAAGCGGGCGGACCCCGCGGGTTCGATGATGCCAAAAAGGTGAGTGGACGCAAGCGGCACATCCTCGTCGATACCCTCGGGCTGATTCTCAAAGTCGTGGTCCATCCAGCGGATGTGCAGGACCATGAAGGGGGCAAGCTGGTTCTCGACGGGATCAAGCAGACCTACCCCAAGCTGGAGAAGGTCTGGGCGGACCAGGGGTACACGGGCGGCTTCCTCAAGTGGGCCAAGGAGCAGTCTGGGCTGGTGGTGGAAGTGGTGTATCCCTGGTGGCGGCAGGTGCAGCGCTACACGCCCGAGTTGGTGGACCAACTCGGGCTCCAGAAGACCTTCAATGTGCTGCCCAGACGCCGGGTGGTGGAACGCACCTTCGCCTGGCTCGGAAAATGCTGGCGCTTGTCGAAGGACTACGAGGCATTGCCGGAGGCCACAGAAATGCTGGTGTATCTCGCCATGATCCGCCTGATGCTGCGAAGATTGGCAGGCGATCCCCCTCATTCAAAGTCATGA
- a CDS encoding tyrosine-type recombinase/integrase, whose amino-acid sequence MTGDGRAKGRNGWHKGNIEELPSGRFRWRVWVTYPDGTRERRQGTVRTKTEAQRAIITAQKEAQEGVRPVSDRLTVGEMVTEYMAAKAGSWAPRTLWNNEKLYQRHVSPHLAHLKAAGVTPRALRAYFEGLNEKRPDPATGKTRPPLGDSAQRQIHVLLTGAYKRAIGDGLLRENPAQHARPVKAAKAGLAKVKAFTPEELGRFIGAALEDRWALPLAFLAYTGLRIGEALALTWADLQEDTKAPGVSFVTVSKTRSEFEGKAYTGKPKTAAGVRRVYLPGEARQIVEDMRRRVGIEARASGYQGEGLAPHAPIFPSVDGRPMRQDTARHTMRRTCETAGVPLLSPHALRHSVATFHLSQGRDVVTVAAHLGHAQTSTTLNTYAHALPDRLRGMTLDLATLRGETAKEEGQAEAAVPRLARKLGGRGRKGGPRRG is encoded by the coding sequence ATGACGGGGGACGGCAGGGCGAAGGGGCGGAACGGCTGGCATAAGGGCAACATCGAGGAATTGCCCTCGGGCCGCTTCCGGTGGCGGGTGTGGGTGACGTACCCGGACGGCACGCGGGAACGGCGGCAGGGCACCGTTAGGACGAAGACCGAAGCACAGCGGGCCATCATCACGGCCCAGAAGGAAGCCCAGGAAGGCGTGCGGCCTGTCTCCGACCGGCTGACCGTGGGCGAGATGGTCACGGAATACATGGCGGCGAAGGCGGGGAGCTGGGCGCCCCGGACGCTGTGGAATAACGAAAAGCTCTACCAGCGGCACGTCTCGCCCCACCTGGCCCACCTGAAAGCGGCGGGAGTGACGCCCCGCGCTCTCCGGGCCTACTTCGAGGGGCTGAACGAAAAGCGCCCGGACCCGGCCACGGGTAAGACCCGGCCCCCGCTGGGGGACAGCGCACAGCGGCAGATCCACGTCCTGCTGACCGGCGCGTATAAGCGGGCCATTGGGGACGGGCTGCTGCGAGAGAACCCGGCCCAGCATGCCCGGCCTGTGAAAGCCGCGAAGGCAGGATTGGCGAAGGTGAAGGCGTTCACGCCCGAAGAACTGGGGCGCTTTATTGGGGCGGCCTTGGAAGACCGCTGGGCGCTACCCCTGGCCTTCCTCGCCTACACAGGGCTTCGCATTGGGGAAGCCCTAGCCCTGACCTGGGCGGATCTCCAAGAAGACACGAAGGCCCCCGGCGTGTCCTTCGTGACCGTCTCGAAGACCCGGAGTGAGTTTGAGGGGAAAGCGTACACGGGCAAGCCGAAGACGGCGGCGGGCGTGCGCCGGGTGTACCTGCCCGGGGAAGCCCGGCAGATCGTCGAGGACATGCGGCGCCGCGTGGGCATCGAGGCGCGGGCGTCCGGCTACCAGGGCGAAGGGCTGGCCCCTCACGCGCCCATCTTCCCCAGTGTGGACGGGCGGCCCATGCGGCAGGACACGGCCCGCCATACCATGCGCCGGACCTGCGAGACAGCAGGGGTGCCGCTGCTCAGCCCCCACGCGCTGCGGCACAGCGTGGCAACCTTTCACCTCTCACAAGGGCGGGACGTGGTGACGGTGGCCGCCCACCTGGGGCACGCGCAGACAAGTACCACCCTGAACACTTACGCCCATGCCCTGCCGGACCGGCTGCGCGGCATGACGTTGGACCTCGCTACGCTCCGGGGCGAGACGGCGAAGGAAGAGGGACAGGCGGAAGCGGCTGTCCCCCGCTTGGCCCGGAAGTTGGGGGGCCGGGGCAGGAAGGGCGGCCCACGCCGAGGGTAG
- the ffh gene encoding signal recognition particle protein — translation MFEALGNKLQDILDRVGRESKLTDAQVKAAMREIRMALLEADVNFNVAKDFVARVSEKAVGQEVTGSLTAGQTVVKLVHDELIETLGGEARQPTLKNEGNVWFMVGLQGAGKTTSSGKLAAYYKGKGRRVLLVAADTQRPAARDQLEVLGKQVGVPVLKVNDGETPQETKRRLDEYLRTDYRDLVIVDTAGRLQIDEALMDQLANLQTELQPTETLLVVDAMTGQEALNVARVFDERVHLSGLIITKMDGDARGGAALSARSVTGKPIYFAGISEKINGLEPFYPDRVAGRILGMGDVLGLIERAQQADLKAMEVKKPGEFDLEDLLTQLRQIRKMGPLGDLLKLIPGMSRALPEGFNVDEKQIQRIDAMISSMTVKERRNPKIIDGRRRKRIAAGSGHTVQDINRLLKMHEQMKDMMKMLQRFSGPGGMGKGMKPPKLPPMPPNLKR, via the coding sequence ATGTTTGAGGCGCTCGGGAACAAGTTGCAGGACATCCTCGACCGCGTAGGAAGAGAAAGCAAACTCACCGACGCGCAGGTCAAGGCCGCCATGCGCGAGATTCGCATGGCCCTGCTCGAAGCGGACGTGAATTTCAACGTCGCCAAGGACTTCGTGGCGCGGGTCAGCGAGAAGGCCGTCGGGCAGGAGGTCACGGGGTCCCTGACCGCCGGGCAGACGGTCGTGAAGCTCGTCCACGACGAGCTCATCGAAACGCTGGGCGGCGAGGCGCGGCAGCCCACCCTGAAAAACGAGGGCAACGTCTGGTTCATGGTCGGCCTCCAGGGCGCGGGCAAGACGACCAGCTCCGGCAAGCTCGCCGCCTACTACAAGGGCAAGGGCCGCCGCGTGCTCCTCGTCGCCGCCGATACTCAGCGCCCCGCCGCCCGTGACCAGCTCGAAGTCCTCGGCAAGCAGGTCGGTGTGCCCGTCCTGAAGGTGAACGACGGCGAGACGCCGCAGGAAACGAAGCGACGCCTCGATGAGTACCTGAGGACCGACTACCGCGACCTCGTGATCGTGGACACGGCGGGCCGCCTCCAGATTGACGAGGCGCTGATGGACCAGCTCGCCAACCTTCAGACCGAGCTTCAGCCCACCGAGACGCTGCTCGTGGTGGACGCGATGACCGGTCAGGAGGCGCTGAACGTCGCCCGCGTGTTCGACGAGCGGGTGCATCTCTCCGGCCTGATCATCACCAAGATGGACGGCGACGCGCGCGGTGGGGCGGCCCTCTCGGCGCGCAGCGTGACGGGCAAGCCGATCTACTTCGCGGGCATCAGCGAGAAAATTAACGGCCTGGAGCCCTTCTACCCTGACCGGGTGGCTGGCCGAATTCTCGGCATGGGCGACGTGCTGGGGCTGATCGAGCGGGCGCAGCAGGCCGACCTCAAGGCGATGGAGGTCAAGAAGCCGGGCGAGTTCGACCTCGAAGATCTCCTGACGCAGCTTCGCCAGATTCGCAAGATGGGGCCGCTGGGCGACCTCCTCAAACTGATCCCCGGCATGAGCCGCGCCCTGCCCGAGGGCTTCAATGTGGACGAGAAGCAGATTCAGCGCATCGACGCGATGATCTCCTCGATGACCGTGAAGGAGCGCCGCAACCCCAAGATCATCGACGGGCGCCGCCGCAAGCGCATCGCGGCGGGCAGCGGGCACACTGTGCAGGACATCAACCGCCTGCTGAAGATGCACGAGCAGATGAAGGACATGATGAAGATGCTCCAGCGCTTCAGCGGTCCCGGCGGTATGGGTAAGGGTATGAAGCCGCCTAAGCTGCCGCCGATGCCGCCCAACCTGAAGCGCTGA
- a CDS encoding nucleoside triphosphate pyrophosphohydrolase, whose product MPKLVRDRIPDPFPADTYRMLDEAEYESALRDKLTEEGQEYLTDRTAEELADVLEVLHALSALHNLDPDKLKELQTRKAAEWGGFVGAGLVGGTRDLQGT is encoded by the coding sequence ATGCCCAAACTCGTGCGCGACCGAATTCCCGATCCGTTCCCTGCCGACACCTACCGCATGCTTGACGAGGCCGAGTACGAGTCGGCGTTGCGGGACAAGCTGACAGAGGAGGGGCAGGAGTACCTCACGGACCGGACGGCGGAGGAACTGGCGGATGTGCTGGAGGTGCTGCACGCGCTGTCCGCCCTGCATAACCTGGACCCCGACAAATTGAAGGAATTGCAGACCCGCAAAGCAGCGGAGTGGGGCGGCTTCGTGGGGGCGGGTCTGGTTGGAGGAACACGTGATCTACAAGGAACCTAA
- a CDS encoding thiolase family protein → MTKAVIVSASRTPTGKFLGALQDVNAVELGATTLRETLRRSGIPADLVEEVIMGQVVQAGCGQNPARQAGLKAGLSHEVGALTVNKVCGSGLKAVILAAQAIRAGDQTIMLAGGMESMSNAPHLLPQARKGYRLGHAQVLDANTHDGLWCSINDEGMGLTGERVAEKYGIGREAQDAYATQSHQRAVSAQQGGRFSDEIAPVTVKGRKGDVVVDTDEGPRADTSAETLAKLKPAFKTDGTVTAGNAPGLNDGASSLLLMSEEAAQAHGLTPMAEITSYATGGLAPEWVMMTPVPATKKLLEKSGMGVSDVDLWELNEAFSVQSLAVQRELGLDPERVNVNGGAVALGHPIGASGARILVTLLHALRQQDKETGVATLCMGGGNGLALSVKRLS, encoded by the coding sequence ATGACCAAAGCCGTGATCGTCTCGGCGTCGCGCACGCCGACCGGGAAGTTTCTAGGCGCCTTGCAGGACGTGAATGCCGTAGAGCTGGGAGCCACCACCCTGCGCGAGACGCTGCGCCGTTCGGGCATCCCCGCCGACCTCGTCGAGGAAGTCATCATGGGGCAGGTCGTGCAGGCGGGATGCGGGCAGAACCCGGCGCGGCAGGCGGGCCTGAAGGCGGGGCTGAGTCACGAGGTCGGCGCCCTTACCGTGAACAAGGTGTGCGGCTCGGGTCTCAAGGCCGTGATCCTGGCCGCGCAGGCGATCCGCGCGGGCGACCAAACGATCATGCTGGCGGGTGGCATGGAGAGCATGAGCAATGCGCCGCACCTCCTCCCGCAGGCACGGAAGGGCTACCGGCTGGGGCACGCGCAGGTCCTCGACGCGAACACGCACGACGGTCTGTGGTGCTCCATTAATGACGAGGGCATGGGTCTGACCGGAGAGCGAGTGGCGGAGAAGTACGGTATTGGGCGGGAGGCGCAGGACGCCTACGCCACCCAGAGCCACCAGCGTGCAGTTTCCGCTCAACAGGGCGGTCGCTTCAGCGACGAGATCGCCCCCGTGACCGTCAAGGGCCGCAAGGGTGACGTGGTCGTGGACACCGACGAGGGCCCGCGTGCGGACACGAGCGCCGAGACGCTGGCGAAGCTCAAGCCCGCCTTCAAGACGGATGGCACCGTCACTGCGGGGAACGCGCCCGGCCTGAACGACGGCGCCTCCAGCCTGCTCCTGATGTCCGAGGAAGCGGCGCAGGCGCACGGGCTGACGCCGATGGCCGAGATCACCTCCTACGCGACGGGAGGCCTCGCCCCCGAATGGGTGATGATGACGCCCGTTCCCGCCACGAAGAAGCTGCTGGAAAAGAGCGGCATGGGCGTGAGCGACGTGGACCTGTGGGAGCTGAACGAGGCGTTTTCTGTCCAGAGCCTCGCCGTGCAGCGCGAGCTGGGGCTGGACCCCGAGCGGGTGAACGTGAACGGCGGGGCGGTCGCGCTGGGGCACCCCATCGGCGCGTCCGGCGCCCGCATCCTGGTCACGCTGCTGCACGCCCTTCGTCAGCAGGACAAGGAGACGGGCGTGGCGACCCTGTGCATGGGCGGCGGCAACGGCCTGGCCCTCAGCGTCAAGCGGCTAAGCTGA
- a CDS encoding YciI family protein, whose translation MTQTPTLWVIQSRYLKSGDDLAAVTPRHREWLDQHYRSGLFLVSGRKVDGTGGVLLAQAESQEQLEEVFRDDPFVLEGCSEYTYTPFTPVKRGRALTLEGVPLVE comes from the coding sequence ATGACGCAGACGCCGACCCTGTGGGTGATCCAGAGCCGTTACCTCAAGAGCGGGGACGACCTCGCCGCCGTCACGCCCCGGCACCGCGAGTGGCTGGACCAGCATTACCGCTCGGGCCTCTTCCTCGTGTCGGGCCGCAAGGTGGATGGCACGGGCGGCGTGCTGCTCGCGCAAGCGGAGAGCCAGGAGCAGTTGGAGGAGGTCTTCCGGGACGACCCCTTCGTGCTGGAGGGCTGCTCGGAGTACACCTACACGCCCTTCACGCCCGTCAAGCGGGGCCGCGCGCTGACGCTTGAGGGCGTGCCGCTGGTGGAGTGA